The following are encoded in a window of Kitasatospora sp. NBC_01250 genomic DNA:
- a CDS encoding HNH endonuclease translates to MRKASDSYQACVARSTTAEGRRERLLKAADTVRKASQMLREAAAARDLHDLDAKDFTVPEIAGGTFVEWVYENGMQTVGGRVIRDELMAAPPNERCPLCRQGTVRQLDHFMPKSLFPALCVDPLNLVPVCERCNLIKGNKRPDNAENTILHPYLDRISHESWLDARTIHDFGTVQLRFFVSPPASWDATLTTRVKNHFTLFELGKRYAIEANRAISDVTYGVDKQRKRGGACMVRDYLREQAETRLAVDLNSCEGVTYRTLAADDLYCHGPSTQEPTN, encoded by the coding sequence ATGCGGAAGGCAAGTGATAGCTACCAGGCATGCGTCGCCCGCAGCACCACGGCGGAAGGGCGGCGCGAGCGGCTGCTCAAGGCGGCTGACACCGTGCGGAAGGCCAGCCAGATGCTGCGCGAAGCCGCGGCTGCCAGGGACCTGCACGACCTTGACGCGAAGGACTTTACGGTTCCTGAGATTGCTGGTGGCACCTTCGTGGAATGGGTGTACGAAAACGGCATGCAGACCGTCGGGGGGCGGGTAATTCGCGACGAGCTGATGGCCGCTCCACCCAACGAACGGTGCCCGTTGTGCCGACAGGGCACCGTCCGCCAGCTCGACCACTTCATGCCGAAGAGCCTCTTCCCTGCACTGTGCGTGGATCCGCTCAACCTGGTCCCCGTCTGTGAGCGGTGTAATTTAATCAAGGGCAATAAGCGTCCGGATAATGCAGAGAACACGATCCTGCATCCATACCTCGACCGGATCTCCCATGAGAGCTGGCTGGACGCACGTACGATCCATGATTTCGGCACAGTGCAACTGCGTTTCTTCGTCAGCCCACCGGCGTCCTGGGATGCCACACTCACCACGCGGGTCAAGAACCACTTCACGCTCTTCGAGCTCGGGAAGCGCTATGCCATCGAAGCCAACCGCGCGATCTCCGATGTGACGTACGGTGTCGACAAGCAGCGCAAACGCGGTGGTGCATGCATGGTCCGTGACTACCTACGGGAGCAAGCAGAGACCCGGCTCGCCGTCGACCTCAACAGCTGTGAAGGCGTCACCTACCGGACGCTCGCAGCCGACGATCTCTACTGCCACGGTCCCTCGACGCAAGAGCCTACCAACTGA
- a CDS encoding DUF4191 domain-containing protein: MARETSETPGRLKQIRQAYIMTKKVDTKIGLIIGGVGLLTFGVFLAIGFLIGHPIYLGILGFIVAFLASAIVFGRRAERAAFGQMEGQPGAAAAVLNNIRRGWNANPTPVAVTRNQDAVYRAVGRPGIALIGEGNPNRVRPLLAAEKRKMARVVADVPVHDIMVGDGPGEVPLKKLQVHLMRLPRSITPAQVTETNDRLRALGDMLSKAPIPKGPMPKGARMPKGGQAR, translated from the coding sequence ATGGCGAGGGAAACATCCGAGACTCCTGGGCGACTCAAGCAGATCCGCCAGGCGTACATCATGACCAAGAAGGTCGACACCAAGATCGGCCTGATCATCGGAGGCGTCGGCCTCCTCACCTTCGGCGTGTTCCTCGCCATCGGTTTCCTGATCGGTCACCCCATCTACCTGGGGATCCTGGGCTTCATCGTGGCTTTCCTGGCCTCGGCCATCGTGTTCGGCCGACGGGCCGAGCGGGCGGCCTTCGGTCAGATGGAGGGCCAGCCGGGCGCTGCGGCGGCCGTGCTGAACAACATCCGGCGTGGCTGGAACGCCAACCCGACCCCGGTGGCCGTCACCCGCAACCAGGACGCGGTCTACCGCGCGGTCGGCCGGCCCGGCATCGCGCTGATCGGCGAGGGCAACCCGAACCGGGTGCGCCCGCTGCTCGCCGCCGAGAAGCGGAAGATGGCCCGCGTGGTGGCCGACGTGCCGGTGCACGACATCATGGTCGGCGACGGCCCGGGCGAGGTGCCGCTGAAGAAGCTGCAGGTCCACCTGATGCGCCTGCCCCGCTCGATCACCCCCGCCCAGGTCACCGAGACCAACGACCGGCTGCGTGCGCTGGGCGACATGCTGTCGAAGGCGCCGATCCCCAAGGGCCCGATGCCCAAGGGTGCCCGGATGCCCAAGGGCGGCCAGGCTCGCTGA
- a CDS encoding M48 family metallopeptidase, which yields MSTASTSLTIRGIDIDVVYKNIKNLHIGVYPPSGRVRVAAPHQLDDEQVRLAVIQRLPWIREKREQLRSAARQSVREMVTGESHYVWGVRRRMKVVERPGRAHFELDGERLLLYVQAGTTAERRRELLDRWCREQLRHVIPDLIAKWEPVLEVSVPRWNIKRMKTKWGSCNRETGQIWFNVELSKKHPGCLEYVVVHEMVHYLERNHGERFIELMERFMPNWRIFRDRLNEAPLAEEEWA from the coding sequence ATGAGTACCGCTAGTACTTCTCTCACCATCCGTGGCATCGACATCGATGTCGTCTACAAGAACATCAAGAACCTGCACATCGGTGTGTATCCACCCTCGGGACGCGTCCGTGTGGCGGCGCCGCACCAGCTCGACGATGAGCAGGTGCGACTCGCTGTGATCCAACGCCTGCCGTGGATCAGAGAGAAGCGCGAGCAGCTTCGGTCGGCTGCACGGCAGTCCGTGCGAGAGATGGTCACGGGCGAGTCGCACTACGTGTGGGGGGTCCGCCGCAGGATGAAGGTCGTGGAGCGTCCTGGGCGGGCTCACTTCGAGCTGGACGGTGAGCGGCTGCTCCTGTACGTCCAGGCCGGCACCACGGCTGAACGGCGGCGGGAGCTGCTCGACCGCTGGTGCCGGGAGCAGCTTCGGCACGTGATCCCGGACTTGATCGCCAAGTGGGAACCCGTCCTTGAGGTGTCGGTGCCGCGGTGGAACATCAAGCGCATGAAAACCAAGTGGGGATCGTGTAATCGCGAGACCGGGCAGATTTGGTTCAATGTGGAGCTCTCCAAAAAACATCCAGGTTGCCTCGAATACGTTGTTGTTCACGAGATGGTGCACTATCTCGAACGCAACCATGGCGAACGCTTCATCGAGCTCATGGAGAGATTCATGCCGAATTGGCGGATTTTTCGCGACCGGCTAAATGAAGCGCCCCTCGCAGAGGAAGAGTGGGCGTGA
- the lipA gene encoding lipoyl synthase yields MSAVAPDGRKLLRLEVRNSETPIERKPEWIKTRAKMGPEYNALQSLVKKEGLHTVCQEAGCPNIFECWEDREATFLIGGDQCTRRCDFCQIDTGKPAEFDRDEPRRVAESIVTMDLNYATITGVARDDLADGGAWLYAETVRQVHAMTAERAAGRTGVELLIPDFNAVPEQLAEVFSSRPEVLAHNVETVPRIFKRIRPAFRYERSLDVITQARAAGLVTKSNLILGMGETREEVSQALADLVGAGCELITITQYLRPSVRHHPVERWVKPQEFVELQEEAEELGFAGVMSGPLVRSSYRAGRLYRQALEHRARTTV; encoded by the coding sequence GTGTCCGCTGTCGCGCCCGACGGCAGGAAGCTTCTCCGCCTGGAGGTCCGCAACAGCGAGACCCCCATCGAGCGGAAGCCCGAGTGGATCAAGACCCGGGCGAAGATGGGCCCGGAGTACAACGCCCTCCAGTCGCTGGTGAAGAAGGAGGGGCTGCACACGGTCTGCCAGGAGGCCGGCTGCCCCAACATCTTCGAGTGCTGGGAGGACCGTGAGGCGACCTTCCTGATCGGCGGGGACCAGTGCACCCGGCGCTGCGACTTCTGCCAGATCGACACCGGCAAGCCCGCCGAGTTCGACCGTGACGAGCCGCGCCGGGTGGCCGAGTCGATCGTCACCATGGACCTCAACTACGCCACCATCACCGGCGTCGCCCGCGACGACCTGGCCGACGGCGGCGCCTGGCTGTACGCCGAGACGGTTCGCCAGGTGCACGCGATGACCGCCGAGCGGGCCGCCGGTCGCACCGGCGTCGAGCTGCTGATCCCGGACTTCAACGCGGTGCCCGAGCAGCTGGCCGAGGTCTTCTCCTCGCGTCCCGAGGTACTGGCGCACAACGTCGAGACGGTGCCGCGGATCTTCAAGCGGATCCGCCCGGCGTTCCGCTACGAGCGCTCGCTGGACGTCATCACGCAGGCGCGGGCCGCGGGCCTGGTGACCAAGTCCAACCTGATCCTGGGCATGGGCGAGACCCGCGAGGAGGTCAGCCAGGCGCTGGCCGACCTGGTCGGGGCGGGCTGCGAGCTGATCACCATCACCCAGTACCTGCGCCCCTCGGTGCGCCACCACCCCGTGGAGCGCTGGGTCAAGCCGCAGGAGTTCGTGGAGCTGCAGGAGGAGGCCGAGGAGCTCGGCTTCGCCGGCGTGATGTCCGGGCCGCTGGTGCGCTCCTCCTACCGCGCCGGCCGGCTGTACCGCCAGGCGCTGGAGCACCGCGCGCGCACGACGGTCTGA
- a CDS encoding type I restriction endonuclease subunit R yields the protein MSNVGQSERKTQDRVVKLFRDSLGYEYLGNWEHRAANSNVDVELLTQNLRTRGYSDNLINKAIDDLKSDASLGGGRDLYEANRDVYGLLRYGVKVKPGFGEQVETVWLIDWANPEANHFALAEEVTVLGQHTKRPDIVLYVNGIAFGTIEFKRSKVAVSDGIRQSIGNQRPEFIRSFFTTVQLVMAGNDVEGLRYSAIDTPEKHWLAWREPSDIEDPLDRSLVQLCSKGRLLELVHDFMVFDSGQKKTCRHNQYFGVKAAQERIAKREGGIIWHTQGSGKSLTMVWLANWIRESQVGTNPRVLLITDRTELDEQIEKVFHGVGKEIYRTKSGPGLLAALNADEKWLICSLVHKFRGSEDEAVRDEAESEFIRELRATVPKDFRAKGNLFVFVDEAHRTQSGKMHDAMKALMPGAMFIGFTGTPLLKEDKDTTVQRFGGFIHTYKFNEGIADGVVLDLRYEARNIDQDLTSPTKVDQWFEAKTRGMTDLSRAELKKRWGTVQKVASSEPRARQIVNDILFDMEVKPRLADGRGNAILVSQSIYQACKLYELFTQAGFKGKCAIITSYTPQASDIAKEDSGHGATERLRQYEIYRRMLADHFNEPADKAMGKVEQFEKDVKERFVKEPGQMRLLIVVDKLLTGFDAPSATYLYIDKKMQDHGLFQAICRVNRLDGEDKDYGYIVDYRDLFNSLESAIKDYTSGALEGYEAKDVQGLLSDRIDKARDNLNEALEKIRALCEPVEPPKGTLQYQQYFCSREHGNVGQLKANEPKRVELYKSVAAVTRAYGNLANEMQAAGFSDAEAAAIKGEIAHYADVRAEVKLGAGENVDFKQYEAGMRHLLDTYISASPSEVVSDFEEAGLMQLIVEMRSGALERLPAGIRRNPEAVAATIANNMRMVIIDEHPMNPKYYDKMSELLDAILEERRQGALDYKDYLAKLLEHASKIGKGESSTKYPEWADNGGRRALIDFFDPSPELAVVVDTTVLHTKPDSWVGNAMKEKKVRRALAQALTSDFDRFDELMDLLKARHEYR from the coding sequence GTGAGCAACGTCGGCCAGTCGGAGCGCAAGACTCAAGACCGTGTCGTCAAGCTGTTCCGAGACTCGTTGGGCTACGAGTACCTAGGCAACTGGGAGCACCGCGCGGCAAACTCCAACGTTGATGTGGAGCTGCTCACTCAAAACCTCCGCACCCGGGGCTACAGCGACAACCTCATCAACAAGGCGATCGACGACCTGAAGAGCGACGCATCGCTCGGTGGGGGACGCGACCTGTATGAAGCGAACCGGGACGTCTACGGCCTGCTCCGGTACGGGGTGAAGGTTAAGCCTGGTTTCGGCGAGCAGGTGGAGACGGTGTGGCTCATCGATTGGGCGAACCCCGAAGCGAATCACTTCGCCCTGGCCGAGGAAGTAACGGTTCTGGGGCAGCACACCAAGCGCCCGGACATCGTGTTGTACGTCAACGGCATCGCCTTCGGGACGATCGAATTCAAGCGCTCGAAGGTCGCCGTCTCTGACGGCATCCGGCAGAGCATCGGGAATCAGCGTCCTGAGTTCATTCGGTCGTTCTTTACCACGGTGCAGCTCGTCATGGCCGGCAACGACGTAGAGGGGTTGCGTTACAGCGCCATCGACACGCCAGAGAAGCACTGGTTGGCGTGGCGTGAGCCGTCCGACATTGAAGATCCCCTCGACCGTTCCTTGGTGCAACTCTGCTCGAAGGGGCGCCTGCTCGAGCTGGTTCACGACTTCATGGTCTTCGACTCAGGACAGAAGAAGACGTGTCGACACAACCAGTACTTTGGCGTCAAGGCGGCTCAGGAGCGGATCGCCAAGCGGGAGGGCGGCATCATTTGGCACACCCAGGGCTCCGGTAAGTCCCTGACGATGGTGTGGCTGGCCAATTGGATCCGGGAATCTCAAGTCGGGACGAACCCACGGGTCTTGCTGATTACTGATCGGACCGAACTGGATGAGCAGATCGAAAAGGTCTTCCATGGGGTCGGGAAGGAAATCTACCGAACCAAGAGCGGCCCTGGCCTCCTCGCCGCGTTGAATGCGGACGAGAAGTGGCTGATCTGCTCGCTGGTTCACAAGTTCCGCGGCTCGGAAGACGAAGCTGTCCGCGATGAAGCTGAGAGTGAGTTCATCCGTGAACTGAGAGCAACCGTCCCCAAAGACTTCCGGGCCAAGGGCAACCTCTTCGTCTTCGTGGACGAAGCCCACCGTACGCAGTCCGGCAAGATGCACGACGCCATGAAGGCCCTCATGCCTGGCGCCATGTTCATCGGCTTCACGGGCACGCCCCTCCTCAAGGAGGACAAGGACACCACTGTCCAGCGGTTCGGCGGCTTCATCCACACCTACAAGTTCAACGAGGGCATTGCGGACGGCGTCGTGCTCGACTTGCGGTACGAGGCTCGCAACATCGACCAGGACCTGACCTCGCCGACGAAGGTCGACCAGTGGTTCGAGGCCAAGACCCGCGGTATGACGGACCTGTCTCGCGCTGAGCTCAAGAAGCGCTGGGGCACCGTTCAGAAGGTCGCCAGTTCGGAGCCACGGGCCCGGCAGATAGTCAATGACATCCTGTTCGACATGGAGGTCAAGCCGCGTCTGGCGGATGGCCGCGGCAACGCTATCCTCGTCAGTCAGAGCATTTACCAGGCGTGCAAGCTCTACGAGCTGTTTACCCAGGCCGGGTTCAAGGGCAAGTGCGCCATCATCACGTCGTACACACCGCAGGCGAGTGATATCGCTAAGGAAGACTCAGGCCACGGCGCAACCGAGCGGCTGCGCCAGTACGAGATCTATCGGCGGATGCTCGCAGACCACTTCAACGAGCCTGCCGACAAGGCGATGGGCAAGGTCGAGCAGTTCGAAAAGGACGTCAAGGAACGTTTCGTCAAGGAACCGGGCCAGATGCGGCTGCTCATCGTCGTCGACAAGCTTCTGACCGGCTTCGATGCCCCAAGCGCTACGTACCTGTACATCGATAAGAAGATGCAGGACCATGGTCTGTTCCAGGCGATCTGCCGGGTCAACCGCCTCGACGGCGAGGACAAGGACTACGGCTACATCGTCGATTACCGTGACCTGTTCAACTCCCTTGAGTCCGCGATCAAGGACTACACCAGCGGTGCTCTTGAAGGCTACGAAGCGAAGGACGTACAAGGGCTGCTGTCAGACCGGATCGATAAGGCCCGGGATAACCTCAATGAGGCACTGGAGAAGATCCGGGCGCTCTGTGAGCCGGTCGAACCACCGAAGGGCACCCTCCAGTACCAGCAGTACTTCTGCTCCCGGGAGCATGGCAACGTTGGCCAGTTGAAGGCTAACGAACCCAAGCGGGTCGAGCTCTACAAGTCCGTGGCAGCCGTGACCCGCGCATACGGCAACCTCGCCAACGAAATGCAGGCCGCTGGGTTCAGCGACGCCGAAGCCGCAGCGATCAAGGGAGAGATTGCTCACTACGCCGACGTGCGTGCCGAGGTGAAGCTCGGCGCTGGCGAGAACGTCGATTTCAAGCAGTACGAGGCCGGTATGCGGCATTTGCTGGACACGTACATCAGCGCCAGCCCCTCCGAGGTCGTCTCCGATTTCGAGGAAGCCGGCCTGATGCAGTTGATCGTCGAGATGCGATCCGGCGCGCTAGAGAGGCTTCCCGCGGGTATCAGGAGGAACCCGGAAGCGGTTGCGGCAACGATTGCCAACAACATGCGCATGGTGATCATCGATGAGCACCCGATGAACCCGAAGTACTACGACAAGATGTCGGAGCTGCTCGACGCCATTCTCGAAGAGCGGCGGCAGGGGGCCCTGGACTACAAGGATTACCTTGCGAAGCTCCTGGAGCATGCGTCCAAGATCGGCAAGGGCGAGTCAAGCACCAAGTATCCGGAGTGGGCTGACAATGGTGGCCGCCGAGCCCTGATTGATTTCTTCGATCCGTCACCGGAGCTGGCCGTGGTCGTGGACACCACCGTCCTTCACACCAAGCCCGACTCGTGGGTGGGCAACGCGATGAAGGAGAAGAAGGTCAGGCGCGCGCTCGCTCAAGCTCTGACCTCCGACTTCGACAGGTTTGATGAGCTCATGGATCTGCTAAAGGCACGCCATGAGTACCGCTAG
- the glnA gene encoding type I glutamate--ammonia ligase, producing MFQDADEVKSYIAENDIKFVDVRFCDLPGVMQHFAVPAATFDPAETLMFDGSSIRGFQAIHESDMALVPDLATARLDPFRKDKHLNINFFIQDPITGEAYSRDPRNVAKKAEAYLASSGIADTAFFGPEAEFYVFDEARFETSANASYYHIDSEAGAWNSGRIEEGGNRGYKVKYKGGYFPTPPVDHFADLRAEMSLELANSGLQVERQHHEVGTAGQAEINYKFNTLLHAADDLMLFKYIIKNVAWRNGKTATFMPKPIFGDNGSGMHVHQSLWVDGSPLFYDEQGYAGLSDIARYYIGGLLKHAPSLLAFTNPSVNSYHRLVPGFEAPVNLVYSQRNRSAAIRIPITGSNAKAKRIEFRAPDPSSNPYLAFSAMLMAGLDGIKNKIEPLQPVDKDLYELAPDEHAGVPQVPSSLPAVLEALEEDHEYLLAGGVFTPDLIETWIDYKRTNEIAPIALRPHPHEFELYFDL from the coding sequence ATGTTCCAGGATGCCGATGAGGTCAAGTCCTACATCGCCGAGAACGACATCAAGTTCGTCGATGTGCGATTCTGCGACCTGCCAGGCGTGATGCAGCACTTCGCCGTCCCCGCGGCCACCTTCGACCCCGCCGAGACGCTGATGTTCGACGGCTCCTCGATCCGCGGCTTCCAGGCGATCCACGAGTCGGACATGGCCCTGGTGCCCGACCTGGCCACGGCACGGCTCGACCCGTTCCGCAAGGACAAGCACCTCAACATCAACTTCTTCATCCAGGACCCGATCACCGGCGAGGCGTACAGCCGCGACCCGCGCAACGTGGCCAAGAAGGCCGAGGCCTACCTCGCCTCCTCCGGCATCGCCGACACCGCCTTCTTCGGCCCCGAGGCCGAGTTCTACGTCTTCGACGAGGCCCGCTTCGAGACCAGCGCGAACGCCTCGTACTACCACATCGACTCCGAGGCCGGCGCGTGGAACAGCGGCCGGATCGAGGAGGGCGGCAACCGCGGCTACAAGGTCAAGTACAAGGGCGGCTACTTCCCGACCCCGCCCGTCGACCACTTCGCCGACCTGCGCGCCGAGATGTCCCTGGAGCTCGCCAACTCCGGCCTGCAGGTGGAGCGTCAGCACCACGAGGTGGGCACCGCGGGCCAGGCCGAGATCAACTACAAGTTCAACACCCTGCTGCACGCGGCCGACGACCTGATGCTGTTCAAGTACATCATCAAGAACGTGGCCTGGCGGAACGGCAAGACGGCCACCTTCATGCCCAAGCCGATCTTCGGCGACAACGGCTCCGGCATGCACGTGCACCAGTCGCTCTGGGTCGACGGCTCGCCGCTCTTCTACGACGAGCAGGGCTACGCGGGCCTGTCCGACATCGCCCGCTACTACATCGGCGGCCTGCTGAAGCACGCGCCCTCGCTGCTGGCCTTCACCAACCCCTCGGTGAACTCCTACCACCGCCTGGTCCCCGGCTTCGAGGCCCCGGTCAACCTGGTCTACTCGCAGCGCAACCGCTCCGCCGCGATCCGCATCCCGATCACCGGCTCCAACGCCAAGGCCAAGCGCATCGAGTTCCGCGCGCCCGACCCGTCGTCCAACCCCTACCTCGCCTTCTCGGCCATGCTGATGGCGGGCCTGGACGGCATCAAGAACAAGATCGAGCCCCTCCAGCCGGTCGACAAGGACCTCTACGAGCTCGCCCCCGACGAGCACGCCGGCGTCCCGCAGGTCCCCTCCTCCCTCCCCGCCGTCCTGGAGGCCCTCGAGGAGGACCACGAGTACCTCCTCGCGGGCGGCGTCTTCACGCCCGACCTGATCGAGACCTGGATCGACTACAAGCGCACCAACGAGATCGCCCCGATCGCCCTGCGGCCGCACCCGCACGAGTTCGAGCTGTACTTCGACCTGTAG
- a CDS encoding RDD family protein, whose translation MDSREALGSWLDGPKAAAERMGADFGYRGERLGRPRSGPGSMAGPLRRIGALCVDGWIASLIAYGTLAHGDPAKANLLSLPLFFAMSALLLSTTGTSIGKRLFGLRVVRLDGGRASIPQMLLRTLLLCLVVPAAVWDRDQRGLHDKAVGTVEVRI comes from the coding sequence GTGGACAGTAGAGAAGCACTGGGATCGTGGTTGGACGGCCCGAAGGCCGCCGCCGAGCGGATGGGCGCCGACTTCGGCTACCGCGGTGAGCGGCTGGGCCGCCCGCGCTCGGGTCCCGGCTCGATGGCGGGCCCGCTGCGGCGGATCGGCGCACTCTGCGTGGACGGCTGGATCGCCAGCCTGATCGCCTACGGCACGCTCGCCCACGGCGACCCGGCCAAGGCCAACCTGCTGAGCCTGCCGCTCTTCTTCGCGATGAGCGCGCTGCTGCTCTCCACCACCGGGACCAGCATCGGCAAGCGGCTGTTCGGTCTGCGGGTGGTGCGGCTGGACGGCGGACGGGCGAGCATCCCGCAGATGCTGCTGCGCACCCTGCTGCTCTGCCTGGTGGTGCCGGCGGCGGTCTGGGACCGTGACCAGCGCGGCCTGCACGACAAGGCGGTCGGGACGGTCGAGGTCCGGATCTGA
- a CDS encoding AAA family ATPase — MKFIVLPQDAPVRSGPEAAVLVADDWDDFGFRTSYTLWYRDSQKQTNLGFVKVAVAGQGDGPSPIRAGVYDGSPPGELFSLGQSDHYYDNIKKLGHDRREEILRGLSDVAYNPDLLETAMQYPVTRSSLLRTVEEQTVRAQFNRIARGGVRLTEYRFRYTAPGHGAESTLDFKVDPDSRPSSNIHALIGRNGVGKTTLLRNLAAAVVLPERHAEFGRVDVLPTSTSPDGERFVNVVSVTFSAFDPFVEMVEESDPRAVKYTYVGLQSTSLDDLSTGTQQQRLQAAFSAGVHAIIDSRDLMRWRDTMMLLSRDPQFADSAIAAYARDIRAGMKVTDSDVRDLAAAFGRMSSGHAIVVLTMTQLVRLVAEQSLVLVDEPEAHLHPPLLASFIQALSSLLADRNGVAVVATHSPVVLQAMPQSCVYKLIRQGESSRVERPQIETYGENVGVLTHEVFGLEVMESGFYAEIGRAVAALDSYEEVLAHFDGKLGGEAKGLVRILLAEKTDGPL, encoded by the coding sequence GTGAAGTTCATTGTCCTACCCCAAGATGCGCCAGTGCGCTCAGGCCCCGAGGCTGCGGTCCTAGTGGCCGATGACTGGGATGACTTCGGTTTCCGTACCAGCTATACGCTTTGGTACCGAGACTCGCAGAAGCAGACGAACCTAGGTTTTGTCAAGGTCGCCGTCGCCGGGCAGGGGGACGGCCCCAGCCCTATCCGTGCCGGGGTTTACGATGGCTCGCCACCGGGTGAACTCTTCTCCCTCGGGCAGAGCGACCACTACTACGACAACATCAAGAAGCTCGGACACGACAGACGGGAAGAGATCCTTCGAGGGCTCTCTGACGTTGCCTACAACCCCGACCTTCTTGAGACTGCTATGCAGTACCCAGTGACACGCTCATCACTGTTGCGGACGGTTGAGGAACAGACGGTCAGGGCGCAGTTTAACCGGATCGCCCGTGGCGGAGTCCGGCTAACCGAGTACCGGTTCCGCTACACCGCACCGGGGCATGGCGCTGAGAGCACTCTCGACTTCAAGGTCGATCCTGACTCCAGGCCGTCCAGCAATATCCACGCCCTCATCGGCCGCAACGGGGTTGGCAAGACGACTTTGCTGCGGAATCTCGCCGCTGCGGTTGTCTTGCCCGAGAGGCACGCGGAATTCGGCCGCGTGGATGTGCTCCCGACGTCTACGTCCCCAGACGGCGAGCGGTTTGTGAACGTGGTGTCAGTCACCTTCAGCGCGTTCGATCCCTTCGTCGAAATGGTCGAGGAGAGTGATCCCCGAGCGGTGAAGTACACCTACGTCGGCCTGCAAAGCACTTCGCTCGATGATCTGTCTACCGGCACCCAGCAGCAACGACTGCAAGCGGCCTTCAGCGCTGGAGTCCACGCCATCATCGACTCGCGTGACCTCATGCGCTGGCGCGACACCATGATGCTGCTAAGCCGTGACCCGCAGTTCGCAGACTCCGCTATCGCGGCCTACGCCCGAGACATACGGGCCGGCATGAAAGTCACGGACTCCGACGTGCGTGACCTGGCCGCTGCCTTTGGGCGGATGAGCTCAGGTCACGCGATTGTGGTACTGACCATGACACAGCTCGTGCGTCTTGTGGCGGAGCAGTCTCTAGTCCTGGTGGACGAGCCCGAGGCCCACTTGCATCCGCCACTGCTGGCTTCCTTCATACAGGCATTGTCTAGCTTGTTGGCCGACCGCAACGGTGTCGCCGTAGTCGCTACACATTCGCCTGTCGTGCTACAGGCGATGCCGCAGTCCTGCGTCTACAAGCTTATACGCCAAGGCGAGAGTAGCCGCGTCGAGCGCCCTCAGATTGAGACGTACGGTGAGAACGTCGGCGTGCTGACCCACGAGGTATTCGGGCTCGAGGTGATGGAGTCTGGCTTCTATGCGGAGATCGGCAGGGCGGTGGCCGCGCTGGATTCATACGAAGAAGTCCTCGCCCATTTTGACGGCAAGCTCGGCGGAGAGGCAAAGGGGCTGGTCCGGATCCTCCTCGCAGAGAAGACGGATGGTCCCCTCTGA